A stretch of Porites lutea chromosome 5, jaPorLute2.1, whole genome shotgun sequence DNA encodes these proteins:
- the LOC140938846 gene encoding uncharacterized protein isoform X2: METINICLKILAENKKAVKESFQLKQIPKFASAVELKNYIVSEKVKAANVESLEIGYYGPPRGTRFAIIDETTLAEAYSTEKQEWIVIWVWTPADRVANKRQSQSSTAVASSNAKRLRLSSEQHDGEDDFSDMYKRLVEKHGSELPDFKFRVWARMLANKVWSSEEECPQHSFFMGKKPK; the protein is encoded by the exons ATGGAGACAATAAACATCTGTCTCAAAATCCTAGCGGAAAATAAGAAAGCTGTGAAAGAAAGTTTTCAGTTAAAACAAATTCCAAAATTTGCAAGTGCCGTTGAGCTAAAGAATTATATTGTAAGCGAGAAAGTCAAAGCTGCCAACGTGGAAAGCCTGGAAATAGGCTACTACGGCCCTCCGAGAGGTACTCGCTTTGCCATTATTGATGAAACTACCCTGGCTGAGGCGTATTCCACCGAAAAGCAAGAGTGGATAGTGATATGGGTATGGACCCCAGCAGATCGAGTGGCCAACAAACGTCAAAGTCAAAGTTCCACGGCAGTCGCCAGCAGCAACGCTAAAAGATTGCGCCTATCAA GTGAACAGCACGATGGGGAGGACGACTTTTCAGACATGTACAAAAGATTGGTGGAAAAACATGGCTCGGAATTGCCCGATTTTAAGTTCCGAGTGTGGGCCAGGATGCTG GCAAATAAAGTGTGGAGCAGCGAAGAAGAATGTCCTCAGCATTCGTTTTTTATGGGCAAAAAGCCGAAGTAA
- the LOC140938846 gene encoding uncharacterized protein isoform X1, with protein METINICLKILAENKKAVKESFQLKQIPKFASAVELKNYIVSEKVKAANVESLEIGYYGPPRGTRFAIIDETTLAEAYSTEKQEWIVIWVWTPADRVANKRQSQSSTAVASSNAKRLRLSSEQHDGEDDFSDMYKRLVEKHGSELPDFKFRVWARMLVQLRGEILRQLRELKDLKDADVLDSTQFENQKRILLTELNGLQ; from the exons ATGGAGACAATAAACATCTGTCTCAAAATCCTAGCGGAAAATAAGAAAGCTGTGAAAGAAAGTTTTCAGTTAAAACAAATTCCAAAATTTGCAAGTGCCGTTGAGCTAAAGAATTATATTGTAAGCGAGAAAGTCAAAGCTGCCAACGTGGAAAGCCTGGAAATAGGCTACTACGGCCCTCCGAGAGGTACTCGCTTTGCCATTATTGATGAAACTACCCTGGCTGAGGCGTATTCCACCGAAAAGCAAGAGTGGATAGTGATATGGGTATGGACCCCAGCAGATCGAGTGGCCAACAAACGTCAAAGTCAAAGTTCCACGGCAGTCGCCAGCAGCAACGCTAAAAGATTGCGCCTATCAA GTGAACAGCACGATGGGGAGGACGACTTTTCAGACATGTACAAAAGATTGGTGGAAAAACATGGCTCGGAATTGCCCGATTTTAAGTTCCGAGTGTGGGCCAGGATGCTG GTGCAGCTTCGTGGAGAAATCCTAAGACAGTTACGGGAACTGAAAGATTTAAAGGATGCTGATGTCTTGGACTCCACACAATTTGAGAATCAGAAGCGCATCCTGTTAACGGAGCTGAATGGGCTCCAGTAA
- the LOC140938843 gene encoding uncharacterized protein — protein MSFFDQIYRSTGSEFALSSLHYYFQRNGITRKKVRQIASQRNEELRQMYWANICLFDADMLVFLDESGFDKRISRKYGRSFRGMRAEVVRPHANWGPRISAIPIASTEGLLDVGIYRGNVNSDVFLDFVHDHLAPNVNPFHGINPRSIVVMDNAAIHHTADVVRAINATGALLVYLPPYSPDFMPCEGIISQVKSWIRENDQEWRMCDQPENMVMEGFLSVFDEQVRNYIRHSEYL, from the exons ATGAgtttttttgatcaaatttacaGAAGCACAGGCTCCGAATTCGCCCTTTCCTCTCTTCATTATTACTTCCAACGCAATGGAATAACACGCAAAAAG GTTCGACAGATTGCGTCGCAGAGAAACGAAGAACTTCGACAAATGTACTGGGcaaatatttgtttgtttgatgcTGATATGCTGGTGTTTTTGGACGAGAGTGGATTT GACAAGCGGATCAGCAGAAAGTACGGCCGAAGTTTTCGCGGAATGCGGGCGGAGGTAGTGCGGCCACATGCTAATTGGGGTCCACGCATTTCAGCCATTCCCATCGCTTCAACAGAAGGCCTCCTTGATGTAGGGATCTATCGCGGAAATGTTAACAGTGATGTCTTCTTGGATTTTGTTCATGACCACTTGGCCCCTAATGTCAATCCTTTTCACGGGATAAATCCGCGCTCGATCGTTGTAATGG ataaTGCTGCAATTCACCATACTGCCGACGTTGTGAGGGCAATAAACGCCACTGGTGCTCTACTCGTCTACCTCCCTCCATACAGCCCCGACTTCATGCCGTGTGAGGGAATAATTTCGCAAGTGAAGTCGTGGATCAGAGAAAATGATCAAGAATGGCGAATGTGTGATCAACCCGAAAACATGGTCATGGAAGGATTTTTAAGCGTTTTCGACGAGCAAGTACGAAACTACATTCGACACTCAGAATATCTGTAA